The following proteins come from a genomic window of Planctomycetota bacterium:
- a CDS encoding amino acid permease, translating into MSDAQEKMGFNATWSMAVGGMVGGGIFSVLGVVITMAGQWAWLSFVLAGLIALATGFSYVALASKFGEGGGAFTFLRQVNRNNIAGSLSWILILGYVLTLSVYAFTFGHYLGAMFNLSGWFDRVAAVVIVGLLAGVNLLGVGEASWLEIITVWGKLAILIGLAVIGLWAFKPANLQYDQASPGGFLGALVGGASIFMAYEGFQLLTYDYEDIENPKKTLHRAVLWAIVAVIFVYIVVSLGAASLVGAGKLIEHKEIALAQAGQKALGMTGKILVSIAAAFSTASAINATLFATARLTRIVADDGELPKWFAHTNKSRIPGRSVLMLAGFGALLAAIGALDQLVEAASLAFLFTFATVNVIAARRIEQHRWASWAGAIGAGAAGVTLLGRLAIKEPIILAALVVIVLICIFGRPVILRRFKTEEG; encoded by the coding sequence ATGAGCGACGCCCAGGAAAAAATGGGGTTCAACGCCACATGGTCCATGGCCGTCGGCGGCATGGTCGGCGGGGGGATTTTCTCCGTGCTCGGCGTCGTCATCACCATGGCCGGTCAATGGGCCTGGCTCAGCTTCGTCCTCGCCGGGCTCATCGCGCTGGCGACCGGATTCAGCTACGTCGCCCTCGCCTCCAAATTCGGCGAAGGCGGCGGGGCGTTCACCTTCCTGCGCCAAGTCAACCGTAACAACATCGCCGGGTCGCTCTCGTGGATCCTCATCCTCGGCTACGTCCTGACGCTCTCCGTCTACGCCTTCACCTTCGGTCACTACCTCGGCGCGATGTTCAACCTTTCCGGCTGGTTCGACCGCGTCGCGGCGGTCGTCATCGTGGGCCTGCTGGCGGGCGTGAACCTGCTGGGCGTCGGCGAGGCGTCGTGGCTGGAGATCATCACGGTCTGGGGCAAACTCGCCATTCTCATCGGCCTCGCCGTCATCGGCCTCTGGGCCTTCAAACCCGCCAACCTCCAATACGATCAGGCCAGCCCCGGCGGGTTCCTCGGCGCCCTCGTCGGCGGTGCGTCGATCTTCATGGCCTACGAGGGCTTTCAACTGCTCACATACGACTACGAGGACATCGAGAATCCGAAAAAGACGCTGCACCGGGCGGTGCTCTGGGCGATCGTGGCGGTCATCTTCGTCTACATCGTCGTGAGTCTGGGCGCGGCCTCACTCGTCGGGGCGGGCAAGCTCATCGAACACAAGGAAATCGCCCTCGCGCAGGCGGGCCAGAAAGCGCTGGGCATGACCGGCAAGATTCTCGTCTCGATCGCCGCCGCGTTTTCGACCGCCTCGGCGATCAACGCGACGCTCTTCGCCACCGCCCGCCTGACGCGCATCGTCGCTGACGATGGCGAGCTGCCCAAGTGGTTCGCCCATACGAACAAGTCGCGCATCCCCGGTCGCAGCGTGCTGATGCTCGCGGGCTTCGGAGCGCTGCTGGCGGCGATCGGGGCGCTGGACCAGCTTGTCGAAGCGGCGAGTCTGGCCTTCCTGTTCACCTTCGCCACGGTCAACGTCATCGCCGCCCGCCGCATCGAGCAGCACCGCTGGGCGTCGTGGGCCGGGGCGATCGGTGCGGGGGCGGCGGGTGTGACCCTGCTGGGGCGATTGGCCATCAAGGAGCCGATCATTCTCGCGGCGCTGGTGGTGATCGTGCTGATCTGCATCTTCGGCCGGCCGGTGATTCTGCGTCGATTCAAAACCGAGGAAGGTTGA
- a CDS encoding ATP-binding cassette domain-containing protein — protein sequence MSESEPVISLQNVRKSFDGRVVLDDVTFDVMRGQTIVIMGGSGCGKSTTLRMIIGSFKPDSGSIKLYGQDVTSADEAQLNNLRKKFGILFQSGALFNSMTIAQNVALPLQEHTELDPLTIEIMVKIKLELVGLREHADKFPAQISGGMKKRAGLARALALDPQILFYDEPSAGLDPVTSAEIDQLIIDLSRKLHVTSVVVTHEMDSAFTIADRMVMLDKGRVLAVEDRQWFEKLRDTKGELPEDQALIRQFLRGDPVGPITQRKQTTGYAEDLLGEVPVPRKAVPSIVASRTT from the coding sequence ATGTCCGAGTCGGAGCCCGTCATTTCGCTACAGAACGTCCGCAAGAGTTTCGACGGCCGCGTCGTGCTCGATGATGTGACGTTCGATGTCATGCGCGGACAGACCATCGTCATCATGGGCGGGTCCGGCTGCGGCAAATCCACCACGCTCCGCATGATCATCGGCTCCTTCAAACCCGACTCCGGCTCGATCAAGCTCTACGGACAGGACGTCACCAGCGCCGACGAAGCCCAGCTCAACAACCTCCGCAAAAAGTTCGGCATCCTCTTCCAGTCCGGCGCCCTGTTCAATTCGATGACCATCGCGCAGAACGTCGCGCTCCCCTTGCAGGAACATACCGAACTCGACCCGCTGACCATCGAGATCATGGTCAAGATCAAGCTCGAACTCGTCGGACTGCGCGAACACGCTGACAAATTCCCCGCGCAGATCAGCGGCGGGATGAAAAAGCGCGCCGGGCTCGCCCGTGCGCTCGCTCTCGATCCGCAGATTCTTTTTTACGACGAACCCAGCGCGGGGCTCGACCCGGTGACCAGCGCCGAGATCGATCAGCTCATCATTGACCTGTCGCGCAAGCTGCATGTGACGAGCGTGGTGGTGACGCACGAGATGGACTCGGCGTTCACGATCGCTGACCGCATGGTGATGCTCGACAAGGGCCGGGTGCTCGCGGTTGAGGACCGGCAGTGGTTCGAGAAGCTGCGGGACACGAAGGGCGAACTGCCGGAGGATCAGGCGCTGATCCGCCAGTTTTTGCGCGGCGATCCCGTGGGCCCGATCACGCAGCGCAAGCAGACGACCGGATACGCCGAGGACCTGCTCGGCGAAGTCCCCGTGCCGCGCAAGGCCGTCCCGTCCATCGTCGCCTCGCGCACCACTTGA
- a CDS encoding lactate dehydrogenase: protein MNAQYVMPVSVHNDLVAAAYRKRGYTAAEADQGARFCELAAWHGIKTHNAIKALHLDELFGSKKGGCVPDAKIEKLPTKFKAVQRWNANKKLGQAVAFEAMDTAMKLADEFGVGVVSVDNAFHYLWGGGYVIDAAKKGYIAYTNCTAALAEVVPFMGKFPTLGTNPHSWGFPTTDAIGYPICVDWATSTVAMGRVQQFKREGKTLPPGAGVDKNGKETTNPNDVVALMPFGQHKGYGLALINELWGAYIGGSLPTLRNRWGVGDADEKRTANFYFEVIHPEAIGVSFAKGRSQADNVKAVIADVLGHGNESCILPGQIEARAAAESQKHGGLLFTAAELDEFKHIAEEAGVAFDATTFKTV from the coding sequence ATGAACGCTCAGTATGTCATGCCGGTGTCCGTTCACAACGACCTCGTCGCCGCCGCGTATCGCAAGCGGGGCTACACCGCCGCCGAGGCCGATCAGGGCGCGCGCTTCTGCGAGCTGGCCGCGTGGCACGGCATCAAGACGCACAACGCCATCAAGGCCCTGCATCTCGATGAGCTTTTCGGCTCCAAAAAAGGCGGCTGCGTCCCCGATGCGAAGATCGAAAAGCTGCCCACGAAGTTCAAAGCCGTTCAGCGATGGAACGCCAACAAGAAGCTCGGACAGGCCGTGGCGTTCGAAGCGATGGACACGGCGATGAAGCTCGCGGACGAATTCGGCGTCGGCGTCGTGAGTGTCGACAATGCGTTTCACTATCTCTGGGGCGGCGGGTACGTGATCGACGCCGCGAAGAAGGGCTACATCGCCTACACCAACTGCACCGCCGCCCTCGCCGAGGTCGTGCCTTTTATGGGCAAATTCCCGACGCTCGGCACCAATCCGCATAGTTGGGGCTTCCCCACGACCGACGCGATCGGCTACCCCATCTGCGTCGACTGGGCCACCAGCACCGTCGCCATGGGTCGCGTTCAACAGTTCAAGCGCGAAGGCAAGACCCTTCCGCCCGGTGCCGGCGTCGACAAGAACGGCAAGGAAACCACCAACCCCAACGATGTCGTCGCGCTCATGCCCTTCGGTCAGCACAAGGGCTACGGCCTCGCCCTCATCAACGAACTCTGGGGCGCCTACATCGGCGGATCGCTCCCGACGCTGCGCAACCGCTGGGGCGTCGGCGACGCGGACGAGAAACGCACCGCCAACTTCTACTTCGAAGTGATCCACCCCGAAGCGATCGGCGTCAGCTTCGCCAAGGGCCGCTCGCAGGCCGACAACGTCAAAGCCGTCATCGCCGACGTGCTCGGCCACGGCAACGAGTCCTGCATCCTCCCTGGTCAGATCGAGGCCCGCGCCGCCGCCGAGTCGCAAAAACACGGCGGCCTCCTCTTCACCGCCGCCGAACTCGACGAATTCAAACACATCGCCGAAGAAGCCGGCGTGGCGTTTGATGCGACAACGTTCAAGACCGTGTAA
- the gndA gene encoding NADP-dependent phosphogluconate dehydrogenase, protein MSTNNTAEVGLIGLAVMGQNLALNIADHGYTIAVYNRTAQVTHDWVAKCKASEPAADRLVGCADLREFVAAIKKPRKIIILVKAGPAVDAVVDQLIEAGVEKDDIVIDTGNSLWTDTIRREKTYADKCKFFGSGVSGGELGARFGPSLMPGGDKDAWKHLEPIWKAIAAKVDDKSGKPIEGAEPGKPVSGGVPCTTYIGSDGAGHYVKMVHNGIEYIDMQLICEAYDILTRLGGFKPDQLSEVFTDWNKSELASYLIEITADILQQKDPTNKRKFLVDVVLDTAGQKGTGKWTSVNALDMGIPANAIAEAVFARCLSALKEERVAASKKLKGPKPTTKVKKKKLVEMVKQALYCSKICAYAQGFQLMAEAQKEYKWTLDFGQIAKIFRGGCIIRAKFLQKITDAYGKDAKLTNLLLDPYFKKAVNNGQDDWRAIVALCAEKGIPAPAFMSALSYYDGYRSARLPANLLQAQRDYFGAHTYERVDQKRGQFFHVDWPEPGRPQIKI, encoded by the coding sequence ATGTCCACAAACAACACTGCGGAAGTCGGGCTGATCGGTTTGGCGGTGATGGGGCAGAACCTCGCGCTGAATATCGCGGATCACGGGTACACGATCGCCGTGTACAACCGGACCGCTCAGGTGACGCACGACTGGGTCGCCAAGTGCAAGGCCAGCGAGCCGGCGGCGGATCGGCTCGTCGGCTGCGCCGACCTGCGCGAGTTCGTCGCCGCCATCAAGAAGCCGCGCAAGATCATCATCCTCGTCAAGGCCGGCCCGGCCGTCGACGCGGTCGTCGATCAGCTCATCGAAGCGGGCGTCGAGAAGGATGACATCGTCATCGACACGGGCAACTCGCTGTGGACCGATACGATCCGGCGCGAGAAGACCTATGCCGACAAGTGCAAGTTCTTCGGCTCCGGCGTCTCCGGCGGCGAGCTGGGCGCACGCTTCGGCCCGTCGCTGATGCCCGGCGGGGACAAGGATGCTTGGAAGCATCTGGAACCGATCTGGAAGGCCATCGCCGCCAAGGTCGATGACAAGAGCGGCAAGCCCATCGAAGGTGCCGAGCCCGGCAAACCCGTCAGCGGCGGCGTGCCCTGCACGACCTACATCGGCTCCGACGGCGCCGGCCACTACGTCAAGATGGTCCACAACGGCATCGAATACATCGACATGCAGCTCATCTGCGAAGCGTATGACATCCTCACGCGCTTGGGCGGCTTCAAGCCCGATCAGCTCAGTGAAGTCTTCACCGATTGGAACAAGAGCGAGCTGGCCAGCTACCTGATCGAAATCACCGCCGACATCCTTCAGCAGAAGGACCCGACCAACAAGCGCAAGTTCCTCGTCGACGTCGTGCTCGACACGGCCGGCCAGAAGGGCACGGGCAAGTGGACGTCCGTCAACGCGCTGGACATGGGCATCCCCGCCAACGCGATCGCCGAGGCGGTCTTCGCGCGGTGCCTTTCCGCGCTGAAGGAGGAACGCGTGGCGGCGAGCAAGAAGCTCAAGGGCCCCAAGCCCACGACGAAGGTCAAGAAGAAGAAGCTCGTCGAGATGGTCAAGCAGGCGCTGTACTGCTCGAAGATTTGCGCCTACGCCCAGGGCTTCCAGCTCATGGCCGAGGCGCAGAAGGAATACAAGTGGACTCTCGACTTCGGGCAGATCGCCAAGATCTTCCGCGGCGGGTGCATCATCCGCGCCAAATTCCTTCAGAAGATCACTGATGCCTACGGCAAGGACGCGAAGCTGACCAATCTCCTGCTCGACCCCTACTTCAAGAAGGCGGTCAACAACGGGCAGGACGACTGGCGCGCGATCGTCGCGCTGTGCGCCGAAAAGGGCATCCCCGCCCCGGCGTTCATGAGCGCCCTGTCCTACTACGACGGCTACCGATCCGCCCGCCTCCCGGCGAACCTGCTACAGGCCCAGCGCGACTACTTCGGCGCCCACACCTACGAGCGCGTCGACCAGAAGCGCGGCCAGTTCTTCCACGTCGACTGGCCCGAACCCGGCCGCCCGCAGATCAAGATCTGA
- a CDS encoding four helix bundle protein, which yields MTPEELQNRATKFGIRVLKLVDALPKRRSADVVARQLARSATSIAANYRAARRSRSKKEFRAKLCVVVEEADESAHWLSVIEEVGMIKAERIADLTREATELLKIFSRMRKTSFGD from the coding sequence ATGACGCCGGAAGAATTACAGAATCGGGCGACGAAGTTTGGTATAAGAGTGCTGAAACTGGTGGATGCGCTGCCGAAAAGGCGGTCGGCGGATGTCGTGGCCCGGCAACTGGCCCGGTCGGCGACCTCGATCGCCGCCAACTACCGGGCGGCCCGGCGTTCGCGCAGCAAGAAGGAGTTCCGGGCCAAGCTCTGCGTGGTGGTGGAGGAAGCGGATGAATCGGCCCACTGGCTGAGCGTGATCGAAGAAGTTGGTATGATCAAGGCCGAACGGATCGCGGATTTGACCCGCGAAGCGACGGAACTGTTGAAAATATTTTCCCGGATGCGAAAGACTTCCTTCGGAGACTGA
- a CDS encoding sigma-54-dependent Fis family transcriptional regulator has translation MSIFSPADRKFADAVSKLAYCNPFLPERIAFERAALGAGFVEEKADWNLRPDLTEAYPNVVSILNRCQSVLTEAQKKAAKAGDITEAERGLYEDLVLFVLYHRYREAFDRLIDEGMAAKGPRRKIAMYEQFADEVMDYTNFEGLTIEPGQVAHVFACFFQVRRAFGNIFNYLIGASEPMVRLRAAVWQSIFTHDMRRYRRVLFDRMADYTTLVTGPSGTGKELVARAVGLSRYIPFDDFSQSFTADFAGTFYPLNLSALSATLIESELFGHTRGAFTGAVADRAGWLEVCPPLGTVFLDEIGELDPTIQVKLLRVIQSRTFNRLGDTAERRFEGKLIAATNRHLGEQMNRGVFREDLYYRLCSDIIITPSLRERLVADPTERRRLVEFIAGRLVGDVSGEVADEVERWIDEHLGPGYAWPGNVRELEQCVRNVVIRKSYHPPGRAMRSDDPRAAIAEAMLSGELTADELLRRYCTIVYAQTGSYEGAAAKLEIDRRTVKAKIDENLLARLRPGCGASANG, from the coding sequence ATGTCGATCTTCAGCCCGGCGGATCGGAAGTTCGCGGATGCGGTGTCGAAGTTGGCGTATTGCAATCCGTTCTTGCCGGAGCGGATCGCTTTCGAGCGGGCGGCGCTGGGGGCGGGGTTTGTCGAGGAGAAGGCGGACTGGAACCTGCGGCCGGATTTGACAGAGGCGTATCCGAATGTGGTGAGCATTCTCAATCGCTGCCAGTCCGTGCTCACTGAAGCGCAGAAGAAGGCGGCGAAGGCGGGGGACATCACCGAGGCCGAGCGCGGGCTTTATGAAGACCTCGTGCTCTTCGTGCTTTATCACCGCTATCGCGAGGCGTTCGATCGGCTCATCGACGAGGGCATGGCGGCGAAAGGCCCGCGTCGCAAGATCGCCATGTACGAACAGTTCGCCGACGAAGTCATGGACTACACGAACTTCGAGGGGCTGACGATCGAACCGGGGCAGGTCGCGCACGTGTTCGCATGTTTCTTTCAGGTCCGCCGCGCCTTCGGCAATATTTTCAATTACCTCATCGGCGCGTCCGAGCCGATGGTGCGATTGCGGGCGGCGGTGTGGCAGTCGATCTTCACGCATGACATGCGCCGCTATCGCCGCGTGCTTTTCGATCGCATGGCTGACTACACCACGCTCGTGACCGGCCCGAGCGGAACCGGCAAGGAACTCGTCGCCCGAGCCGTCGGCCTGTCGCGCTACATTCCCTTCGATGACTTTTCGCAGAGCTTCACCGCCGACTTCGCCGGCACGTTCTACCCGCTGAATCTGTCGGCCTTGTCGGCGACGCTCATCGAGTCGGAACTGTTCGGGCACACACGCGGGGCGTTCACCGGCGCCGTCGCCGATCGCGCCGGGTGGCTGGAGGTCTGTCCGCCATTAGGGACGGTTTTTCTCGATGAAATCGGCGAACTGGACCCGACGATTCAGGTGAAGCTTCTGCGCGTGATTCAGTCGCGCACGTTCAATCGCCTCGGCGACACGGCCGAGCGACGCTTCGAGGGCAAACTCATCGCCGCCACGAACCGCCATCTGGGCGAGCAGATGAACCGCGGCGTGTTCCGCGAGGATCTGTACTACCGGCTGTGCAGCGACATCATCATCACGCCGTCGCTGCGCGAGCGGCTCGTCGCCGACCCGACCGAGCGGCGGCGGCTCGTCGAGTTCATCGCCGGCCGGCTCGTCGGCGACGTGTCGGGCGAAGTGGCGGACGAAGTGGAACGATGGATCGACGAGCATCTCGGACCGGGCTATGCCTGGCCGGGCAATGTGCGCGAGCTCGAGCAGTGCGTGCGCAACGTGGTGATCCGCAAATCGTATCACCCGCCGGGTCGCGCGATGAGAAGCGACGATCCGCGCGCGGCGATCGCCGAGGCGATGTTAAGCGGCGAGTTGACGGCTGACGAATTGCTGCGCCGGTACTGCACGATCGTCTATGCGCAGACCGGAAGCTACGAAGGCGCGGCGGCGAAACTCGAGATCGACCGGCGAACGGTGAAGGCGAAAATCGACGAAAACCTGCTCGCACGGCTGCGGCCGGGCTGCGGCGCATCCGCGAATGGCTGA
- a CDS encoding 3-phosphoglycerate dehydrogenase, which translates to MRVLLTTTSYQDTPGAHHDLLAKSGFEIVRARGPLSEQQMLDVIAKEGPFDGTLNGDDIFSPKVIDAMLPQLKVIAKYGIGLDSIDVNHATSKKIPVLFTPGVNHTTVAEHAIGLMIALAKHFWPHMRAVKAGQWKRVTGSELMGKTVGILGMGRIGKEVIVRAAAFGMKPIAFDEYWDGAFAWKYKVEKAASADEVLAKADVVSLHMPMTPATAGLINAERIARMKDGAMIVNTARGGLVVDDAIVAACKSGKLTGYATDVLEVEPMKTPHVFQEVDNIVVTPHVGSRTFESVERQAVRATLNVVNFLKGNSDYIQANKW; encoded by the coding sequence ATGCGCGTGCTTTTGACCACGACCAGCTATCAGGACACCCCCGGCGCCCATCACGACCTGCTCGCCAAGTCCGGCTTCGAAATCGTCCGCGCCCGCGGACCGCTTTCCGAACAGCAGATGCTCGACGTCATCGCCAAGGAAGGCCCCTTCGACGGGACGCTCAACGGCGATGACATCTTCAGCCCCAAAGTCATCGACGCCATGCTCCCCCAGCTCAAGGTCATCGCCAAGTACGGCATCGGCCTGGACTCCATCGACGTCAATCACGCCACCAGCAAAAAAATTCCGGTGCTCTTCACGCCCGGCGTGAACCACACGACCGTCGCCGAGCACGCCATCGGTCTGATGATCGCGCTGGCCAAACACTTCTGGCCTCACATGCGCGCGGTCAAGGCGGGGCAATGGAAGCGCGTCACGGGGTCGGAGCTGATGGGCAAGACGGTGGGCATTCTCGGCATGGGCCGCATCGGCAAGGAGGTCATCGTCCGAGCCGCGGCGTTCGGGATGAAGCCCATTGCGTTCGACGAATACTGGGACGGGGCGTTCGCGTGGAAGTACAAGGTGGAGAAGGCGGCGAGCGCGGATGAGGTGCTGGCGAAGGCGGATGTGGTCAGCTTGCACATGCCGATGACGCCGGCAACCGCCGGGCTGATCAATGCTGAGCGGATCGCCAGGATGAAGGACGGGGCGATGATCGTCAACACCGCCCGCGGCGGTCTGGTCGTCGACGACGCCATCGTCGCGGCGTGCAAGAGCGGGAAGCTGACGGGGTACGCGACGGACGTATTGGAAGTCGAGCCGATGAAGACGCCGCATGTGTTTCAGGAGGTCGACAACATCGTGGTGACGCCGCATGTGGGCAGCCGGACGTTCGAGAGCGTGGAGCGGCAGGCGGTTCGGGCGACGCTGAATGTGGTGAACTTTTTGAAGGGGAACTCGGACTATATTCAAGCCAATAAATGGTGA
- the dusB gene encoding tRNA dihydrouridine synthase DusB codes for MSLDARARRRRMNPPPNLPLRGGGVKCIMLKIGNVQLATNLLLAPIAGHCDLPFRRVAREAGSVGLAFTDLLCPHGILKQNEQTQWLAATDPLDQPLGMQLYGSDPDMMAAAAQWSAANGATTIDINMGCPVDKVTKTFAGSMMLCTPDHTVGVAERLVKTVNLPVTAKLRLGYEQGELTAPELAKRLIGVGVAAITIHGRTAAQRFKGSACLDGIARVVEAVHTAGGGRVPCIGNGDIRTPFDVQRMLRHTGCDGVMIARAALGAPWIFRDTHELITTGAITHELTLRQRLELVKMQFHLMRAMRGDRRTVSRMRQCISGYAVHLGPCKPLKAAIQSMKPQDAGRFDEMVDTFIETSGQAAECVPVSWSQRADQLAASALSVVH; via the coding sequence ATGTCGCTCGATGCGCGAGCGCGTCGCCGGCGAATGAATCCCCCTCCCAACCTTCCCCTTCGAGGGGGAGGAGTGAAATGCATCATGCTCAAAATCGGCAATGTCCAACTCGCGACGAATCTGCTGCTGGCGCCGATCGCCGGGCATTGCGATTTACCGTTTCGACGGGTGGCGCGCGAGGCCGGGAGCGTCGGGCTGGCGTTCACCGATCTGCTCTGCCCGCACGGCATCCTCAAGCAGAATGAGCAGACGCAGTGGCTCGCCGCCACGGACCCGCTCGATCAGCCGCTGGGTATGCAGCTTTACGGGTCCGACCCGGACATGATGGCGGCGGCGGCACAGTGGTCGGCGGCCAACGGCGCGACGACGATCGACATCAACATGGGCTGCCCCGTCGACAAGGTCACCAAAACCTTCGCCGGTTCGATGATGCTCTGCACGCCCGATCACACCGTCGGCGTGGCGGAACGCCTCGTCAAAACGGTCAACCTGCCCGTCACCGCAAAACTCCGTCTCGGGTACGAACAGGGCGAGCTGACCGCACCGGAACTGGCGAAGCGGCTCATCGGCGTCGGCGTCGCGGCGATCACGATCCACGGCCGCACGGCGGCTCAGCGCTTCAAGGGCAGCGCCTGCCTCGACGGCATCGCGCGCGTCGTCGAAGCGGTGCACACGGCCGGCGGCGGGCGCGTGCCGTGCATCGGCAACGGCGACATCCGCACGCCCTTCGACGTCCAGCGCATGCTTCGTCACACCGGTTGCGACGGGGTGATGATCGCGCGGGCGGCGCTGGGGGCGCCATGGATCTTCCGCGACACGCATGAACTCATCACGACCGGCGCCATCACGCACGAATTGACCCTGCGTCAGCGGCTCGAACTGGTGAAGATGCAGTTTCACCTGATGCGCGCGATGCGCGGCGATCGGCGGACCGTGTCGCGCATGCGCCAATGCATCAGCGGGTACGCCGTGCATTTGGGCCCGTGCAAACCGCTCAAGGCGGCCATTCAGTCGATGAAACCCCAAGACGCAGGGCGATTCGACGAGATGGTCGACACGTTCATCGAAACTTCCGGCCAAGCGGCGGAATGCGTGCCGGTGTCATGGTCGCAGCGGGCGGATCAGCTTGCCGCCAGCGCGTTGTCGGTGGTTCACTGA
- the recQ gene encoding DNA helicase RecQ, with product MDDPALNILKSIYGYDSFRGPQRAIIDHVVAGGDALVLMPTGGGKSLCYQIPAILRDGTGIIVSPLIALMQDQVTAMRELGVRATFINSSLPAYAAEQIEQEMIAGEYDLVYVAPERLVTPRFLQRLAQTKLALFAIDEAHCVSQWGHDFRPEYRQLTVLHEKFPQVPRLALTATADEPTRRDIIERLQLEEAERFISGFDRPNIQYRVTLKKNAKQQVLEFIEAEHAGDAGIVYCMSRRKVEDTAAFLVEHGHAALPYHAGLDAVTRQRNQDRFLREEGLIVVATIAFGMGIDKPNVRFVAHLDLPKSLEAYYQETGRAGRDGLASHAWMAYGLSDATTVRGFIDQSEASEQQKRVEHQKLTALLGYCETTTCRRITLLKYFGDAMDEPCGNCDTCLTPVETWDGTVAAQKALSCAYRTDQVFGAGYLADVLIGADQERIGRNGHESISTFGIGKELTRAQWMSVYRQLVAMGLLRVDPAHGSLRLTEKARPVLKGEQAVQLRKDDRPRKRERQRAGRSGAARVELKDAASSRLFDALRAKRLQLAKAQGVPPYIVFGDRTLIEMAHARPARMDEMVNISGVGQRKLAQYGQAFLEVITMHAHEEPQS from the coding sequence ATGGATGATCCCGCCCTCAACATCCTCAAATCCATCTACGGATACGACTCTTTCCGCGGACCGCAGCGGGCGATTATCGACCATGTCGTCGCCGGCGGGGACGCCCTGGTGCTCATGCCGACCGGCGGGGGCAAAAGTCTCTGCTACCAGATCCCCGCCATCCTCCGCGACGGCACCGGCATCATCGTCTCGCCGCTCATCGCCCTGATGCAGGATCAGGTCACGGCGATGCGCGAGCTGGGCGTCCGCGCGACGTTCATCAATTCCTCGTTGCCCGCCTACGCCGCTGAGCAGATCGAGCAGGAGATGATCGCCGGCGAATACGACCTCGTGTACGTCGCGCCGGAACGGCTCGTCACGCCGCGGTTTCTTCAGCGGCTGGCGCAGACGAAGCTGGCGCTGTTCGCCATTGATGAAGCGCACTGCGTTTCGCAGTGGGGTCACGACTTTCGCCCAGAGTACCGGCAGCTCACGGTATTGCATGAGAAGTTTCCGCAGGTGCCGCGCCTGGCCTTGACAGCGACGGCCGACGAACCGACGCGTCGCGACATCATCGAGCGGCTTCAGCTTGAGGAGGCCGAGCGGTTCATCAGCGGATTCGATCGGCCGAACATTCAATACCGGGTCACGCTCAAGAAGAACGCCAAACAGCAGGTGCTCGAGTTCATCGAAGCCGAGCATGCCGGCGATGCGGGGATCGTCTACTGCATGTCGCGGCGGAAGGTGGAGGATACGGCGGCGTTTCTCGTCGAACATGGTCACGCGGCTCTGCCGTATCACGCCGGGCTCGATGCGGTCACGCGCCAGCGGAATCAGGATCGGTTTCTGCGTGAAGAGGGATTGATCGTCGTGGCGACGATCGCGTTCGGGATGGGCATCGACAAGCCGAATGTGCGGTTCGTGGCGCATCTGGATTTGCCCAAGAGTCTCGAAGCGTATTACCAGGAGACGGGTCGAGCGGGGCGCGACGGGCTGGCGTCGCATGCGTGGATGGCCTACGGGCTTTCGGATGCGACGACCGTGCGCGGGTTCATCGATCAGTCCGAGGCCTCCGAGCAGCAGAAGCGCGTCGAACATCAGAAGCTCACCGCGCTATTGGGCTACTGCGAGACGACGACCTGCCGGCGGATCACGCTGCTCAAATACTTCGGCGACGCGATGGACGAGCCCTGCGGCAACTGCGATACGTGCCTGACGCCTGTTGAAACATGGGACGGAACCGTCGCGGCGCAGAAGGCCCTGTCGTGCGCGTACCGCACGGATCAGGTGTTCGGCGCGGGATACCTCGCCGACGTGCTCATCGGCGCGGACCAGGAACGCATCGGACGCAACGGCCACGAAAGCATCAGCACGTTCGGCATCGGCAAGGAGCTGACGCGGGCGCAGTGGATGAGCGTGTATCGCCAGCTTGTGGCGATGGGCCTGCTGCGCGTCGATCCGGCGCACGGTTCGCTGCGGCTCACGGAAAAAGCCCGCCCCGTGCTCAAGGGCGAACAGGCCGTGCAGCTTCGCAAGGACGACCGCCCCCGGAAACGGGAAAGACAACGTGCCGGTCGATCGGGCGCGGCGCGTGTCGAACTCAAGGACGCCGCGTCGTCGCGCCTTTTCGATGCGCTCCGCGCCAAGCGGCTGCAACTGGCCAAGGCGCAGGGCGTGCCGCCGTATATCGTTTTCGGCGACCGTACGCTCATCGAAATGGCCCACGCACGCCCCGCCCGCATGGACGAGATGGTCAACATCAGCGGCGTCGGCCAGCGCAAACTCGCCCAGTACGGGCAGGCCTTTCTGGAGGTCATCACCATGCACGCCCACGAGGAGCCGCAATCATGA